The Candidatus Didemnitutus sp. nucleotide sequence CCGAATCTCGCGCAACCCGAAGCGCACCGCGCGCGCCTCGCCGTTCGGCAGCCGCGCCGTGAGCGTGTGCAGGGCAGGCGTGAACTCGCCCCAGAGCGGCGCGTCGGGGCCGAGCGCGAGCGTGGCCGCGAATCCGCCATCATCCGCCACGGGCGCGGTCGCGGCGGCGGCACCGCAGTCCAGCAGAACGGTCGCCGGTAACGGCGAAGCCGCCGCCACAGCCACTCGCCCGCTCACACGCACGCTGCGCGCGGCGACATCCGGATAAACCTGCAAGTCGTCGATCCATGCCGCGGCGCTCGCGCGCAGCTCGATGGTGCCGACGACGCCGTTCCAGTTGCCCTGCGTGTGGTCGCTGACGCTGTGCGCGTTTTCACCCACGTCGACGATCATCCGGTTGTCGATCCGCAGCGTGAGCCGGTGACGGCCGGCAGCGGCGAAGACCCCGACCTCGTAGTCGTGCGGCGTGGCGAGGCTGTCGCGCGTGCCGAGCTCGCGTTCGCCGAGCCAGGCGCGCGTCTGCCAGTGTGGGCGCTCCAGCGAGAGCATGATGCGCTGCCCGACCCACTCGACCGGGATGTCGATTTCGCGCTGATACCACGCCGTGCCGACGTAGACGCGCTCCGGCGTCAGCCAGAACGGCAGGCGCACCGGCGCGGGCGGGCGGAATGCCGCATACTCCGATGCCGTGAAATAGCTGCGGTCGAAAATCGTGCCCGTCCACGGCGAGTCGGGCTCGGCCGCATCGCCGTATCCTTGCGCCGCAAGCGCACCCGGCAGCTGGACGACCGTGTCGCTCGCGAGAGGACCGGCAAACCAGCGCGCGCCCACGCCGGTGTCGGCGCGATCAAGCGCGAGTTGCCAGTCACCGTGCAGCGGGAGCGAGGACATGTGAGGGAGCCGGTCGCACCATGCCCCGCCCCGCTGGCGCGCGAAAGGCGAAACCGCCGGGAGTTTTGCAGGACTGTCCGGCACGCGTCGCGTCGCCCTGCGCCGGCGAGCCGGTTGAATTTGTCTTGCCCGCCCCCCTCATGAGAGGGATTCCGCCGCCGTTGCCATCGCGGTCGCTCCGCTCTTCGCTTGCCCTGCTTTCCCCATGATTTCCCGCTGCTGGTTCCACCTCGCCGCACTCGCGCTGGCCGTCGGCGCTTTCGCCGCGCCGACTCCCGATCAATTCATCGATCCGCGCCCGTCGGCGGCGATCTATCACGACGGCTGGATCGACCTGAACAAAAACGGCGTGAAAGACCCCTACGAGGACGGCGCCGCGCCGCTCGAGACGCGCGTCGCCGATCTGCTCGCGCGCATGACGCTCGAGGAGAAAACCGCACAGATGGTCACGCTCTACGGTTACCCGCGCGTATTGAAGGACGAGTTGCCGACGCCAGCCTGGGCGCAGGAACTGTGGAAGGATGGCATCGGCAACATCGACGAGCAGTCGAACGGCAACCTCGGTTGGAAAAGCGATCTCGCGAATCCGAAATACGATCTCCCCTGGGGCAACCACACGCGGCAGCTGAATGAGATTCAACGCTGGTTCATCGAGCAAACCCGCCTCGGCGTGCCGGTCGACTTCACCAACGAGGGCATCCGCGGCCTGCTGCACGCCAAGGCGACGAGCTTTCCCTCGCAACTCGGCGTCGCCGCGGCGTTCAACCCGGAACTCGTGCGCGAGATCGGCCGCATCACCGGCCGCGAGGCGCACGCGCTCGGCTACAGCAACATCTACTCGCCCATCCTCGACCTCGCACGCGACCCACGCTGGGGCCGCACGACCGAGACCTACGGCGAGGAGCCGTTCCTGGTCTCGACGCTCGGCGTCGAACAGGTCCGCGGCATCCAGGAGGCGTGTGTCGCGTCGACCCTGAAGCACTTCGCCGTCTACTCCATCCCGAAGGGCGGACGCGACGGCCATGTGCGCACCGATCCGGCCGCGACCTGGCGCGACGTGCAGGAGATTTATCTGGAGCCGTTCCGCCGCGCCGTGCGCGAGGGCGGCGCGATGGGCGTGATGGCTTCCTACAACGACTACGAAGGCGTGCCGGTCGAGGCATCGAAAAAATTCCTTACCGACATCCTGCGCACCGAGTGGGGCTTCAAGGGCTACGTCGTCTCCGACAGCGACGCCGTAGAGTTCATCCACACCAAACACCGCACCGCCGCCACCTACGGCGACGCCGTGCGGCAGGCCGTCGAGGCCGGCCTGAACGTGCGCACGACCTTCACGCCGCCGCAGGTGTTCGTGACGCCGCTGCGCGAGCAGATTCGCGCCGGCAAACTCGCGATGTCCGTCGTCGACGAGCGCGTGCGCGAAATCCTGCGCGTGAAGTTCCGCCTCGGGCTCTTCGACGCGCCGTATCGCGACCCGGCCGTCGCACAGCAGACCGTGCGCGCGCCCGCCCACCTCGCCGCCGCCCACCTCGCCGCCCGCCAATCGA carries:
- a CDS encoding glycoside hydrolase family 3 C-terminal domain-containing protein, with amino-acid sequence MISRCWFHLAALALAVGAFAAPTPDQFIDPRPSAAIYHDGWIDLNKNGVKDPYEDGAAPLETRVADLLARMTLEEKTAQMVTLYGYPRVLKDELPTPAWAQELWKDGIGNIDEQSNGNLGWKSDLANPKYDLPWGNHTRQLNEIQRWFIEQTRLGVPVDFTNEGIRGLLHAKATSFPSQLGVAAAFNPELVREIGRITGREAHALGYSNIYSPILDLARDPRWGRTTETYGEEPFLVSTLGVEQVRGIQEACVASTLKHFAVYSIPKGGRDGHVRTDPAATWRDVQEIYLEPFRRAVREGGAMGVMASYNDYEGVPVEASKKFLTDILRTEWGFKGYVVSDSDAVEFIHTKHRTAATYGDAVRQAVEAGLNVRTTFTPPQVFVTPLREQIRAGKLAMSVVDERVREILRVKFRLGLFDAPYRDPAVAQQTVRAPAHLAAAHLAARQSIVLLKNDGAALPLDAKKLKKVLVAGPLADDPHGWWSRYAPQQLDFVTPLAGLRAKLGASVEVRYVKGVATKDAAFPESDLFKEPAPADVRAGIAEAVAAAADVDVIVAVLGETDDISRESASRVSLDLPGYQEELLRALHATGKPVVLVLSNGRPLSVNWAAKHVPAIVELWFPGEEAGAALADVLLGDVNPSGHLPITFPRSAGQVPFNFPARPGAQARDDGQVAGALFPFGHGLSYTTFRYANLRVTPERLGTDDTVTVTCDVTNSGARAGDEIVQLYLRDDYSSVTTWDKALRGFARVSLAPGETKPVRFTLERRHLQLLNARYEWVVEPGRFTVMVGSSSEDVRLRGQFTVTAPDGSAPEEVPLKDPALPLQP